The following are encoded in a window of Bacillus xiapuensis genomic DNA:
- the dnaJ gene encoding molecular chaperone DnaJ, whose translation MSKRDYYEVLGVEKNASKEEIKKAYRKLSKKYHPDINKEPGADEKFKEVKEAYEVLSDEQKRAQYDQFGHADPNQGFGGADFGGFGGFEDIFSTFFGGGGRRRDPNAPRQGADLQYTMTISFEEAVFGKETEIEIPKEETCGTCHGSGAKPGTSPETCSHCHGSGQLSVEQNTPFGRIVNRRTCPYCSGTGKMIKEKCSTCGGDGTVTKNKTINVKIPAGIDDGQQLRVTGQGEAGVNGGPAGDLYIVFRVLPHELFERDGDDIFCEIPITFVQAALGDEIEVPTLHGKIKLKVPAGTQTGTKFRLRGKGVPNVRGYGTGDQHIRVKVITPTKLNEKQKHLLREFAEVSGEMLDEQEQGFFDKVKRALKRD comes from the coding sequence ATGAGTAAACGAGATTATTATGAAGTGCTCGGCGTTGAGAAAAACGCTTCAAAGGAAGAAATAAAAAAAGCGTATCGTAAGCTCTCAAAAAAGTATCATCCGGATATCAATAAAGAGCCGGGAGCAGATGAGAAGTTCAAAGAAGTGAAGGAAGCTTATGAAGTGTTAAGCGACGAGCAAAAGCGGGCACAATACGATCAATTTGGCCACGCCGATCCCAATCAAGGCTTTGGAGGCGCCGACTTTGGCGGCTTCGGCGGATTTGAAGATATTTTCAGCACCTTTTTCGGCGGCGGCGGCCGCAGAAGAGACCCTAATGCACCGCGCCAAGGGGCCGATTTACAGTACACGATGACCATTTCATTTGAGGAGGCCGTATTTGGAAAGGAAACGGAAATTGAAATTCCCAAAGAAGAGACATGCGGCACTTGTCACGGCTCAGGAGCGAAGCCGGGCACCTCTCCTGAAACATGTTCACATTGTCACGGTTCGGGCCAGTTAAGTGTTGAACAGAACACGCCATTTGGGCGGATTGTCAATCGCCGCACATGCCCGTACTGCAGCGGAACTGGAAAGATGATTAAAGAGAAATGCTCGACTTGCGGCGGCGACGGAACCGTTACAAAGAATAAAACTATCAATGTGAAAATTCCAGCAGGAATCGATGATGGCCAGCAGCTTCGAGTCACAGGACAAGGCGAAGCCGGAGTCAACGGCGGCCCTGCCGGAGATTTATATATCGTCTTTCGCGTCCTTCCTCATGAGTTATTTGAACGCGATGGCGATGACATTTTCTGCGAAATTCCGATTACATTCGTTCAGGCTGCTCTTGGAGATGAAATTGAAGTGCCGACCCTTCACGGCAAGATTAAGCTGAAGGTGCCTGCCGGTACGCAAACAGGCACAAAGTTTCGCTTGCGCGGCAAAGGCGTTCCGAATGTTCGCGGGTATGGCACGGGAGATCAGCATATCCGTGTAAAGGTCATTACGCCAACGAAATTAAACGAGAAACAAAAACACTTGCTGCGAGAGTTTGCTGAAGTAAGCGGAGAAATGCTGGATGAACAAGAACAAGGCTTTTTTGATAAAGTCAAACGCGCACTGAAGCGTGATTAA
- the dnaK gene encoding molecular chaperone DnaK has product MSKIIGIDLGTTNSCVAVLEGGEAKVIPNPEGNRTTPSVVAFKNGERQVGEVAKRQAITNPNTVISIKRHMGTDYKVNIEGKDYSPQEISAMILQHLKSYAEDYLGEKVEKAVITVPAYFNDAERQATKDAGKIAGLEVERIINEPTAAALAYGMDKMEEDQTILVYDLGGGTFDVSILELGDGVFEVRSTAGDNRLGGDDFDQVIIDYLVQEFKKENGIDLSQDKMAMQRLKDAAEKAKKDLSGVTSTQISLPFITAGEAGPLHLEVNLTRAKFEELSADLVERTMGPVRQALQDADLSTSDIDKVILVGGSTRIPAVQEAIRKATGKEPHKGVNPDEVVAMGAAVQGGVLTGDVKDVVLLDVTPLSLGIETMGGVFTKLIDRNTTIPTSKSQVFSTAADNQTAVDIHVLQGERPMAADNKTLGRFQLTDIPPAPRGIPQIEVTFDIDKNGIVNVSAKDMGTGKQQNITIKSSSGLSDEEIERMVKEAEENAEADKKLKEEAELRNEADQLIFTTEKTLKELEGKVDEEEVKKAEDAKEALKAAMEKNELEEIRSKKEALSEIVQNLSVKLYEEAAKQAQAQQGQSGDQKGDDVVDAEFEEVKDDK; this is encoded by the coding sequence ATGAGCAAAATTATCGGCATCGACTTAGGTACAACGAACTCATGTGTGGCGGTTCTTGAAGGCGGAGAAGCCAAAGTCATTCCGAACCCGGAAGGCAATCGCACGACTCCATCTGTTGTTGCCTTTAAGAACGGAGAACGTCAAGTAGGGGAAGTGGCTAAGCGCCAAGCAATCACAAACCCGAATACCGTGATCTCCATCAAGCGTCACATGGGAACGGATTATAAAGTGAACATTGAAGGGAAAGACTATTCTCCGCAAGAGATTTCTGCTATGATTCTGCAGCATTTAAAATCCTATGCGGAAGATTACTTAGGCGAAAAGGTCGAAAAAGCGGTTATTACCGTACCTGCTTACTTTAACGATGCGGAGCGTCAAGCAACAAAGGATGCCGGGAAAATTGCCGGTCTAGAAGTGGAACGGATTATCAACGAACCGACTGCGGCCGCTCTTGCCTACGGTATGGATAAAATGGAAGAAGACCAAACGATCTTAGTCTATGACCTTGGCGGCGGTACATTTGACGTTTCCATCCTGGAATTGGGAGACGGCGTGTTTGAAGTTCGTTCTACAGCCGGGGACAATCGTCTGGGAGGAGACGACTTCGACCAAGTCATTATCGACTATTTAGTTCAAGAATTCAAAAAAGAAAATGGCATTGATTTATCGCAGGATAAGATGGCCATGCAGCGCCTGAAAGATGCGGCAGAGAAAGCGAAAAAAGATCTTTCAGGCGTGACCTCCACACAAATTTCTCTTCCGTTTATCACAGCGGGAGAAGCGGGACCGCTTCACTTGGAAGTGAATTTAACCCGCGCGAAATTTGAAGAGCTTTCAGCTGACCTTGTGGAGCGTACAATGGGTCCTGTCCGCCAGGCGCTTCAAGATGCGGACTTGTCCACTTCCGATATTGATAAAGTCATCCTAGTCGGAGGATCCACACGCATCCCAGCTGTTCAAGAAGCAATCCGCAAAGCGACAGGCAAGGAGCCGCATAAAGGTGTGAATCCCGATGAAGTAGTCGCAATGGGAGCTGCGGTACAAGGCGGCGTATTAACTGGCGATGTTAAAGACGTAGTGCTTTTAGACGTCACTCCGCTTTCTTTAGGAATTGAAACAATGGGCGGCGTTTTTACAAAGTTAATTGACCGCAATACAACCATTCCGACTTCTAAATCGCAAGTGTTCTCTACTGCTGCTGACAATCAGACAGCTGTTGATATTCATGTGCTTCAAGGAGAGCGCCCAATGGCAGCCGACAACAAAACACTTGGCCGCTTCCAATTAACAGATATTCCGCCGGCACCTCGCGGCATTCCGCAAATTGAAGTGACATTCGATATCGATAAAAACGGCATCGTGAATGTAAGCGCCAAAGACATGGGCACAGGCAAACAGCAAAACATTACAATTAAATCTTCTTCCGGTCTTTCTGACGAAGAAATTGAACGCATGGTCAAAGAGGCGGAAGAAAACGCTGAAGCTGATAAAAAGCTTAAAGAAGAAGCGGAATTGCGGAACGAAGCAGATCAGCTCATTTTCACAACTGAAAAAACTTTAAAAGAGCTTGAAGGTAAAGTAGATGAGGAAGAAGTGAAAAAAGCGGAAGATGCGAAGGAAGCTTTAAAAGCCGCAATGGAGAAAAACGAGCTTGAAGAAATTCGTTCGAAGAAAGAAGCTCTGTCAGAAATTGTGCAAAATCTGTCCGTGAAGCTGTATGAAGAAGCCGCTAAGCAGGCGCAGGCACAGCAAGGACAATCAGGTGATCAAAAAGGCGATGACGTTGTTGACGCTGAATTTGAAGAAGTAAAGGACGATAAGTAA
- the grpE gene encoding nucleotide exchange factor GrpE, whose product MAEEKHLNEEELEQTNDEPLTEEAAEETAEEAADAEKEASFEKIDELEKKLEEAENSYLRLRADFDNFRRRTNLEREAAEKYRAQSLISDLLPLIDNFERALKVEATNEQTKSVLQGMEMVYNGLIAALEKEGVEVIEAVGKEFDPHIHQAVMTDHDENHGENIVVEEFQKGYKLKDRVIRPSMVKVNQ is encoded by the coding sequence ATGGCGGAAGAAAAACATTTGAACGAGGAAGAGCTCGAACAAACAAATGATGAGCCATTAACAGAAGAAGCGGCGGAGGAAACAGCTGAAGAAGCAGCGGATGCTGAAAAAGAAGCTTCTTTTGAGAAAATAGATGAACTCGAGAAAAAGCTTGAAGAGGCAGAGAACTCCTATTTACGACTGCGCGCTGACTTTGATAATTTCCGCAGGAGAACGAATTTAGAGCGTGAAGCGGCAGAAAAATATCGGGCGCAAAGCTTGATTTCCGATTTGCTGCCATTGATTGATAACTTTGAACGCGCGCTGAAGGTTGAAGCGACCAATGAACAGACCAAGTCCGTTTTACAAGGAATGGAAATGGTTTATAATGGGCTGATCGCCGCTTTAGAAAAGGAAGGCGTAGAAGTGATCGAAGCCGTAGGCAAAGAATTTGACCCTCACATTCATCAGGCCGTGATGACCGATCATGATGAAAACCACGGAGAAAACATCGTGGTAGAAGAGTTCCAAAAAGGGTATAAATTAAAAGATCGAGTGATTCGCCCATCGATGGTGAAAGTGAATCAATAA
- the hrcA gene encoding heat-inducible transcriptional repressor HrcA, whose protein sequence is MLTDRQLLILQVIIDDFIRSAQPVGSRSLAEKEEVTFSSATIRNEMAELESLGFLEKTHTSSGRVPSEKGYRYYVDHLLHPEKLNRIEMQTIHSIFSDRMYELEKIVQKSAKILSDLTNYTAIVLGPEIMDNKVKRLQIVPLRKDTAIAIIVTDTGHVENRTFSLPENVDASDIEKMVNILNERLIGVPLSELHDRLYKEIVVLMRRHIYNYESMLSMFASAVDIPVNEKLFFGGKTNMLNQPEFRDIEKVRLVMDMIEQEEGIYQLISDIPTGIQVKIGKENQNAAMEHCSLITASYSVGEEQVGTIAILGPTRMEYSRVISLIDFLSHDMTKALTKLYHN, encoded by the coding sequence TTGTTAACAGATCGTCAGCTGCTCATCTTGCAAGTCATCATTGATGATTTTATTCGATCTGCGCAACCGGTAGGCTCACGAAGCTTAGCCGAAAAAGAGGAAGTAACTTTCAGTTCAGCCACGATTCGCAACGAGATGGCAGAGCTTGAGAGCCTCGGTTTCTTGGAGAAAACACATACTTCTTCGGGAAGAGTGCCATCAGAGAAAGGGTACCGTTATTATGTCGATCATCTGCTGCACCCCGAGAAGCTAAACAGAATAGAAATGCAGACGATTCATTCTATATTTTCTGACCGCATGTATGAACTGGAGAAGATCGTACAAAAGTCAGCCAAAATTTTATCCGATCTGACCAATTACACCGCTATTGTCTTAGGGCCAGAAATAATGGACAATAAAGTAAAAAGGCTGCAAATCGTTCCTTTAAGAAAAGATACCGCTATTGCCATTATTGTCACAGACACCGGACATGTCGAAAACCGCACATTTTCGCTGCCGGAAAATGTGGATGCTTCTGATATAGAGAAGATGGTGAACATCTTAAATGAGCGGCTGATTGGTGTTCCCCTTTCGGAATTACATGATAGGCTTTACAAAGAAATCGTCGTGCTGATGCGGCGGCATATTTATAATTATGAGTCCATGCTTTCCATGTTTGCGAGCGCTGTGGATATACCGGTGAACGAAAAATTATTCTTCGGCGGCAAAACGAATATGCTGAATCAGCCGGAATTTCGCGATATCGAAAAAGTGCGCTTAGTGATGGATATGATTGAGCAGGAGGAAGGCATTTATCAGCTGATCAGCGATATTCCAACGGGCATTCAGGTGAAGATTGGCAAGGAAAATCAGAATGCGGCCATGGAGCATTGCAGCTTAATCACGGCGTCCTATTCCGTTGGAGAAGAGCAAGTAGGCACCATCGCCATATTGGGTCCGACGCGCATGGAATACTCGCGAGTAATCAGTCTCATTGATTTTCTTAGTCATGACATGACAAAAGCATTAACGAAGTTGTATCATAATTAG